A single genomic interval of Agromyces cerinus harbors:
- a CDS encoding metallophosphoesterase family protein, which produces MPEKSPISRRTILTAGGLGVLGAAALPTTAHAESGDAARGATGSPRAKAPKLRFRADGTFKVVQFNDTQDDELTDRRTVELIEKTLDAETPDFVLINGDVITGGCETRLAVKQAINNVVWPMESRGIPWAVTYGNHDEDSLPQSGVDEAMMLDFYRSYDFNMNAENIAGVTGTGNTIVPIRTAGRGNDTAFSLWLLDSGRYAPGAIDGQDFAGYPTWDWLRMDQVSWYREESQRLEKKFKRKVPGLMFVHIALWEHRFMWWGGVDTRTEADAARGRTRHAIVGERNEDECPGPFNSGMYNAILERGDVKGVFVGHDHVNDYVGNYYGVLLGYAPGTGFGAYGLPGAERNRMRGGRVFELTQAGDEVDIATRVVYARDYGIDLTANDQPMEPTPLAPKQAAI; this is translated from the coding sequence ATGCCAGAGAAGTCGCCCATCAGCCGCCGGACCATCCTCACGGCGGGAGGCCTCGGCGTGCTCGGCGCCGCCGCGCTCCCGACAACCGCGCACGCCGAGTCCGGCGACGCCGCCCGCGGCGCCACCGGCAGCCCGCGCGCCAAGGCCCCGAAGCTGCGGTTCCGCGCCGACGGCACCTTCAAGGTGGTTCAGTTCAACGACACGCAGGACGATGAGCTGACCGACCGGCGCACGGTCGAACTCATCGAGAAGACACTCGACGCCGAGACGCCCGACTTCGTGCTCATCAACGGCGACGTCATCACGGGCGGGTGCGAGACCCGTCTCGCCGTCAAGCAGGCGATCAACAACGTCGTCTGGCCGATGGAGAGCCGAGGCATCCCGTGGGCGGTCACCTACGGCAACCACGACGAGGACTCGCTGCCGCAGTCGGGGGTCGACGAGGCGATGATGCTCGACTTCTACCGCAGCTACGACTTCAACATGAACGCCGAGAACATCGCAGGCGTCACCGGCACCGGCAACACGATCGTGCCGATCCGCACCGCGGGCCGCGGCAACGACACCGCCTTCAGCCTCTGGCTCCTCGACTCCGGTCGCTACGCTCCCGGCGCCATCGACGGGCAGGACTTCGCCGGGTATCCCACCTGGGACTGGCTGCGCATGGACCAGGTGTCGTGGTACCGCGAGGAGTCGCAGCGCCTCGAGAAGAAGTTCAAGCGCAAGGTGCCCGGCCTCATGTTCGTCCACATCGCGCTCTGGGAGCACCGGTTCATGTGGTGGGGCGGCGTCGACACCCGCACCGAAGCGGATGCCGCGCGCGGACGCACCCGTCACGCCATCGTCGGCGAGCGCAACGAGGACGAGTGCCCCGGCCCCTTCAACTCGGGCATGTACAACGCGATCCTCGAGCGGGGCGACGTCAAGGGCGTCTTCGTCGGCCACGACCACGTCAACGACTACGTGGGCAACTACTACGGCGTGCTGCTCGGCTACGCGCCGGGCACGGGCTTCGGGGCGTACGGGCTGCCCGGAGCGGAGCGGAACCGCATGCGCGGCGGCCGGGTGTTCGAGCTCACGCAGGCCGGCGACGAGGTCGACATCGCCACACGCGTCGTGTACGCACGCGACTACGGCATCGACCTGACGGCGAACGACCAGCCGATGGAGCCGACCCCGCTCGCACCGAAGCAGGCCGCGATCTGA
- a CDS encoding LacI family DNA-binding transcriptional regulator, translating into MGDSTADQTPKVGAARRTRSPAGTVRLAEVAAIAGVSEATVSRVLNRKYGVSASTREQVERALKEIGYERAVKGEIVLLLVPALKGPIFAAMCTAIESELNPHGLRAVICPVVPGSVVERDYIEVMLDAGIAAVVFLSSSNTLRNADPVARQLLESRGIPYMSVNGAFANSRTPVVSTDDWQAAEIAVSHLYDLGHRRIGMCAGPVGNTPADRRVEGFLEAMDSRGLSDAEDLVVRHHFSVDGGRHAAEELLPLGVTAIVASSDDMALGAIRAATRRGLEVPKDLSVIGYDDSYMLDFTDPPLTTVRQPVESLAESCVRTIVTMIQNRAVQATEALIDPELRLRQSTGPAPV; encoded by the coding sequence ATGGGAGATTCGACCGCAGATCAGACGCCGAAGGTCGGTGCCGCTCGTCGAACCCGATCTCCGGCAGGAACGGTGCGCCTCGCCGAAGTCGCCGCGATCGCGGGTGTCAGCGAGGCCACGGTGAGCCGCGTGCTCAACCGCAAGTACGGCGTCTCGGCGAGCACCCGGGAGCAGGTGGAGCGTGCACTCAAGGAGATCGGCTACGAGCGCGCGGTCAAGGGCGAGATCGTGCTCCTGCTCGTTCCCGCGCTCAAGGGTCCGATCTTCGCCGCGATGTGCACCGCGATCGAGAGCGAGTTGAACCCGCATGGGCTGCGCGCCGTGATCTGCCCGGTCGTGCCGGGCTCGGTCGTCGAGCGGGACTACATCGAGGTCATGCTCGACGCAGGTATTGCGGCCGTGGTGTTCCTCTCATCGAGCAACACGCTCCGCAACGCCGACCCCGTCGCACGGCAGCTGCTCGAGTCGCGCGGTATTCCGTACATGAGCGTCAACGGCGCGTTCGCGAATTCCCGCACCCCGGTCGTGTCCACCGACGACTGGCAGGCTGCCGAGATCGCGGTGTCGCACCTGTACGACCTCGGCCACCGGCGCATCGGGATGTGCGCGGGGCCGGTGGGCAACACCCCGGCCGACCGACGGGTCGAGGGCTTTCTCGAAGCGATGGACTCCCGGGGCCTGAGCGATGCGGAAGACCTCGTGGTGCGACACCATTTCAGCGTCGACGGCGGACGCCATGCCGCCGAGGAGCTCCTGCCGCTCGGGGTCACGGCGATCGTCGCGTCGAGCGACGACATGGCGCTCGGCGCGATCAGGGCGGCGACCCGGCGTGGCCTCGAGGTGCCGAAGGACCTCTCGGTCATCGGCTACGACGACTCGTACATGCTCGACTTCACCGACCCGCCGCTCACGACGGTGCGGCAGCCGGTCGAGAGCCTTGCGGAGAGCTGCGTGCGGACCATCGTCACCATGATCCAGAACCGCGCGGTGCAGGCGACCGAGGCGCTCATCGACCCCGAGCTCCGGCTGCGGCAGTCGACCGGACCGGCTCCCGTCTGA
- a CDS encoding alpha-galactosidase has protein sequence MAHTVFHLRAGGVSVVIEASGTTLPVICHWGRDLGSLDESALARVAEHAHGTRVTSEPDHPLAVGVLPEPKQAWMGPPGLTGDRDGSAGFPDFDAVVTEVEQVDSATIAQRLVATATDAANRLAVRLEFELLRSGLLRVRAIVRNDGAERYRLDGLDLALPVPGRAAELLDFSGRHNGERRPQRTTITDGTHLREQRRGRPGPDAATLLVAGTDGFDFGRGEVWAVHLGWSGNQRLWAHRTNGGRTALGGGELLLPGEVELDPGEEHEMPWLCAAYGEGLDDASARIHDALRARPTHPAVGRPVTLNTWEAVYFDHTLEPLTELAALAAEVGVERFVLDDGWFLGRRHDRAGLGDWTVDPEVWPHGLAPLVDRVREHGMQFGIWFEPEMVNPDSELARAHPEWILAPQHRDAPLARQQLVLNVGHPDARAYLRDRIVELVSEHRIDYVKWDHNRDLVEPVDRVTGRAAVHRQTQAVYTLIDEIRAACPWLEIESCSAGGGRIDLGIAERTDRFWTSDSNDPLERQRIQRWTSLLMPPELLGAHVGAATAHVTGRTSSIDFRAITAMIGSFGIEWDLREATADERAALTGWISEFVRLRPLIERGRLHRLESEPAIIAQTVVSADRRHAIATIATIDSPAHLPGPALRLAGLDPAASYRVARVRPDVAADPTSTRRQPDWWSEAGVWPGAVLAEVGLPMPILRPQEAGLIELVAQ, from the coding sequence ATGGCTCACACGGTGTTCCATCTGCGCGCGGGAGGCGTCAGCGTCGTCATCGAGGCATCCGGCACCACCCTGCCGGTGATCTGCCATTGGGGACGCGACCTCGGATCCCTCGACGAGAGCGCCCTCGCCCGCGTCGCCGAGCATGCGCACGGCACCCGTGTGACGAGCGAACCGGATCACCCGCTCGCGGTCGGAGTGCTGCCCGAACCGAAGCAGGCCTGGATGGGTCCGCCGGGACTCACCGGTGATCGCGACGGGAGCGCGGGGTTCCCCGACTTCGACGCCGTGGTCACCGAGGTCGAGCAGGTCGACTCGGCGACGATCGCCCAGCGACTCGTCGCCACCGCGACGGATGCCGCGAATCGGCTCGCCGTCCGCTTGGAGTTCGAGCTGCTCCGCTCCGGCCTCCTGCGAGTGCGCGCCATCGTCCGCAACGACGGTGCGGAGCGATACCGGCTCGACGGGCTCGACCTCGCACTCCCCGTGCCCGGCCGCGCGGCCGAGCTGCTCGACTTCTCCGGTCGGCACAACGGCGAACGGCGCCCGCAGCGCACGACGATCACCGACGGCACCCACCTGCGCGAGCAGCGCCGCGGACGCCCCGGGCCGGACGCGGCGACGCTGCTCGTCGCCGGTACCGACGGCTTCGACTTCGGCAGGGGTGAGGTCTGGGCGGTGCACCTCGGCTGGTCGGGCAATCAGCGCTTGTGGGCTCACCGCACGAACGGCGGGCGCACCGCGCTCGGCGGCGGAGAGCTCCTGCTGCCGGGCGAGGTCGAACTCGATCCCGGCGAGGAGCACGAGATGCCCTGGCTGTGCGCGGCCTACGGCGAGGGCCTCGACGATGCATCCGCTCGCATTCACGACGCGCTGCGCGCCCGACCGACGCATCCCGCCGTCGGCCGGCCGGTGACCCTGAACACCTGGGAGGCGGTGTACTTCGACCACACGCTCGAACCGCTCACCGAGCTCGCCGCGCTCGCCGCCGAAGTCGGCGTGGAGCGGTTCGTGCTCGACGACGGCTGGTTCCTCGGCCGACGGCACGACCGCGCCGGGCTCGGCGACTGGACCGTCGACCCCGAGGTATGGCCGCACGGTCTCGCACCGCTCGTCGATCGCGTCCGCGAACACGGCATGCAGTTCGGCATCTGGTTCGAACCCGAGATGGTCAACCCCGATTCCGAGCTCGCCCGCGCCCACCCCGAGTGGATCCTCGCACCGCAACACCGGGACGCGCCGCTCGCCAGGCAGCAGCTCGTGCTCAACGTCGGCCACCCCGACGCGCGCGCATACCTGCGCGATCGCATCGTGGAGCTCGTCTCCGAACATCGCATCGACTACGTCAAGTGGGACCACAATCGCGACCTCGTCGAACCCGTCGATCGCGTGACCGGCCGAGCGGCCGTCCATCGCCAGACGCAGGCCGTCTACACCCTCATCGACGAGATCCGCGCGGCGTGCCCGTGGCTCGAGATCGAATCGTGCTCGGCCGGCGGCGGCCGCATCGACCTCGGCATCGCCGAACGCACCGACCGGTTCTGGACGAGCGACTCGAACGACCCGCTCGAGCGCCAGCGCATCCAGCGCTGGACGAGCCTGCTGATGCCGCCCGAGCTGCTGGGCGCGCACGTGGGCGCCGCGACCGCCCATGTCACCGGCCGCACCAGTTCGATCGACTTCCGCGCCATCACGGCGATGATCGGCAGTTTCGGCATCGAGTGGGACCTGCGTGAGGCGACCGCCGACGAGCGCGCTGCACTCACCGGATGGATCTCCGAGTTCGTGCGCCTGCGCCCGCTCATCGAACGCGGCAGGTTGCACCGCCTCGAGAGCGAGCCCGCGATCATCGCCCAGACCGTCGTCTCGGCCGACCGTCGGCATGCGATCGCGACGATCGCGACGATCGACTCCCCCGCGCACCTTCCCGGACCCGCGCTCCGGCTCGCGGGGCTCGACCCCGCGGCGAGCTATCGCGTGGCCCGGGTGCGGCCCGATGTGGCCGCCGATCCGACGTCGACCCGTCGCCAGCCCGACTGGTGGTCGGAGGCGGGCGTCTGGCCCGGCGCCGTCCTCGCCGAGGTGGGGCTGCCGATGCCGATCCTCCGCCCCCAGGAGGCCGGCCTGATCGAGCTGGTCGCGCAGTGA
- a CDS encoding ABC transporter substrate-binding protein: MRFTLNKRSRGVAVTATAIAAVAALVGCSAPSADNSATDGEVAGKITIWTWDAPGDGLKAAIPAFQELHPDVEIDVQDVGNPAIWEKITTGMAAGGSGLPDVLNIGIDYMGNYVEKFPGELVDLRDFGADELADEFPSGAWKSGSGADGAVYGIPYEVNATGFFYRTDIFEQAGVDIDSIETWDQLLEAGVTIKEKTGVNLYNQDKAASAADSAGLWQLLTALQGSFYFDEQGEITMNSEAGVHSLELIKKANDLGIVGDEQGSWDTLLASLRGETDVAIMPSGGWMAGVMENEAPDMAGNWGVRLPPAVEPGGITAAVNGGTYLSIPTESKNQRTAWEFVNFALGTLEGQEVVYDGGGMFPGYKPMLESEGFAEPSEYFNGQSPNAIFIAELAQDTPVVNYTSDYARALKALTDAQTRVLLSGADPEEALNEAAEQVAQQTNRKLASD; this comes from the coding sequence ATGAGGTTCACGTTGAACAAGCGATCACGCGGGGTGGCGGTCACAGCAACCGCCATCGCTGCCGTTGCGGCACTCGTCGGATGCTCGGCGCCATCGGCCGACAACAGCGCAACCGATGGCGAAGTGGCGGGCAAGATCACGATCTGGACGTGGGATGCTCCGGGTGACGGGCTCAAGGCGGCGATTCCCGCCTTCCAGGAACTCCATCCCGATGTCGAGATCGATGTGCAGGACGTCGGCAACCCGGCGATCTGGGAGAAGATCACGACCGGCATGGCCGCGGGAGGCTCCGGCCTGCCCGACGTGCTGAACATCGGCATCGACTACATGGGCAACTACGTCGAGAAGTTCCCCGGCGAGCTCGTGGACCTGCGCGACTTCGGCGCAGACGAGCTCGCCGACGAGTTCCCGTCGGGGGCGTGGAAGAGCGGTTCCGGCGCCGACGGAGCCGTCTACGGCATCCCGTACGAGGTCAACGCAACCGGCTTCTTCTATCGGACCGACATCTTCGAGCAGGCCGGCGTCGACATCGACTCGATCGAGACGTGGGACCAGCTTCTCGAGGCGGGCGTCACGATCAAGGAGAAGACCGGCGTCAACCTCTACAACCAGGACAAGGCGGCGTCTGCGGCCGATTCCGCCGGACTCTGGCAGCTCCTCACTGCACTGCAGGGCTCGTTCTACTTCGATGAGCAGGGCGAGATCACGATGAACAGCGAGGCGGGCGTGCACTCCCTCGAACTCATCAAGAAGGCGAACGACCTCGGCATCGTCGGCGACGAACAGGGCAGCTGGGACACGCTGCTCGCCTCGCTCCGTGGCGAGACCGACGTCGCGATCATGCCGTCGGGCGGCTGGATGGCCGGCGTCATGGAGAACGAGGCGCCGGACATGGCCGGAAACTGGGGTGTTCGCCTCCCACCGGCCGTCGAGCCCGGCGGCATCACTGCGGCGGTGAACGGCGGAACCTACCTCTCGATTCCGACCGAGAGCAAGAACCAGCGCACGGCGTGGGAGTTCGTGAACTTCGCGCTCGGCACGCTCGAGGGCCAGGAGGTCGTCTACGACGGCGGAGGCATGTTCCCCGGCTACAAGCCGATGCTCGAATCCGAGGGCTTCGCCGAACCGAGCGAGTACTTCAACGGGCAGTCGCCGAACGCGATCTTCATCGCCGAGCTGGCGCAGGACACCCCCGTCGTCAACTACACGAGCGACTACGCACGGGCGCTGAAGGCCCTCACCGACGCGCAGACGCGCGTGCTGCTCTCGGGGGCCGACCCCGAGGAAGCGCTGAACGAGGCCGCCGAACAGGTGGCGCAGCAGACGAACCGCAAGCTCGCGTCCGACTGA
- a CDS encoding carbohydrate ABC transporter permease, which yields MNALLETVDARPATDRRRPPSRRRRSSIGHPRLTPYLFLLPTILLFLAFKLYPYLSAFWVSLTQNVGGVTAFVGLDNYIRLAQDPLFYTALGNTFLILVVQVPLMLALGIVLSVAFNSMLLKWRAFWRTSYFVPIVMGLVAYGILFRALFDSGDGIVNEMLGAVDIGPIPWLVDPFWAKISIVLAMTWHYTGQNAIIYLAQLQSIPGELYEAAQVDGANGWQRFWNITMPGLRPALLLTVILSTIGTLQLFDEPYVLTNGGPDNATLTIGMYLYQNGFRYFDFGYASAIGYALTLIIAVISLIQFRLFKEKTR from the coding sequence GTGAATGCACTCCTCGAGACCGTTGACGCGCGGCCGGCCACCGACCGTCGTCGTCCACCGTCCCGCCGCCGCCGTTCCTCGATCGGCCACCCCCGGCTCACGCCGTACCTGTTCCTGCTGCCCACGATCCTGTTGTTCCTGGCCTTCAAGCTCTATCCGTACCTCTCCGCCTTCTGGGTCAGCCTGACGCAGAACGTCGGCGGGGTCACCGCCTTCGTCGGCCTCGACAACTACATCCGCCTCGCGCAGGACCCCCTGTTCTACACCGCGCTCGGCAACACGTTCCTCATCCTCGTGGTGCAGGTGCCGCTCATGCTCGCTCTCGGCATCGTGCTGTCGGTCGCGTTCAACTCGATGCTGCTCAAATGGCGCGCGTTCTGGCGTACCAGCTATTTCGTTCCGATCGTCATGGGCCTCGTCGCCTACGGCATCCTCTTCAGGGCGCTGTTCGACTCGGGAGACGGCATCGTCAACGAGATGCTCGGCGCGGTCGACATCGGTCCGATCCCATGGCTCGTCGACCCGTTCTGGGCGAAGATCTCGATCGTGCTCGCGATGACCTGGCACTACACGGGTCAGAACGCGATCATCTACCTCGCGCAGCTCCAGTCGATCCCGGGTGAGCTCTACGAAGCCGCCCAGGTCGACGGCGCCAACGGGTGGCAGCGGTTCTGGAACATCACGATGCCCGGGCTGCGACCCGCGCTGCTGCTCACCGTGATCCTCTCGACGATCGGCACGCTCCAGCTCTTCGACGAGCCGTACGTGCTGACCAACGGCGGTCCCGACAACGCGACGCTGACGATCGGCATGTACCTCTACCAGAACGGGTTCCGGTACTTCGACTTCGGGTACGCCTCGGCGATCGGGTATGCGCTCACGCTCATCATCGCCGTGATCTCGCTCATCCAGTTCCGCCTCTTCAAGGAGAAGACCCGATGA
- a CDS encoding carbohydrate ABC transporter permease, giving the protein MTDALVGVRGRRTRSLVLTTVIAAGSVVMILPFYWLLIATTYPSSEIFASPPNLLPGPAFFDNLSGLLTETLFGRAIGNSVLIASVYTVLGLVVCTAAGYAFAKFEFRGRGVLFGAVLVTLALPSQVTLVPLFQIMVTLGWLDTYQALILPSLAMPFGIFLMRQTMLAVPDELLQAARVDGAGEFRVFSRIVLPTVRPAIAALAIFLFLGQWNEFVYPLVVLRTPESFTIPVSLASLQGIGTTDYGQLMTGTLLSVLPILVLFLFLQRHFVAGILAGAVKQ; this is encoded by the coding sequence ATGACCGACGCACTGGTCGGAGTCCGCGGCCGACGCACCAGGTCACTCGTGCTGACGACGGTGATCGCTGCTGGAAGCGTCGTGATGATCCTGCCGTTCTACTGGCTCCTCATCGCGACGACGTATCCCTCGAGCGAGATCTTCGCCTCGCCGCCGAACCTGCTGCCCGGCCCCGCGTTCTTCGACAACCTCTCGGGCCTGTTGACTGAGACCCTGTTCGGCCGGGCGATCGGCAATTCGGTGCTCATCGCTTCCGTGTACACCGTGCTCGGCCTGGTCGTCTGCACCGCAGCCGGCTACGCGTTCGCGAAGTTCGAGTTCCGCGGGCGCGGCGTGCTGTTCGGCGCGGTGCTGGTCACGCTCGCGCTGCCCTCGCAGGTGACGCTCGTGCCGTTGTTCCAGATCATGGTGACCCTCGGCTGGCTCGACACCTATCAGGCCCTGATCCTGCCGAGTCTCGCGATGCCGTTCGGCATCTTCCTGATGCGCCAGACGATGCTGGCCGTGCCCGACGAGCTGCTGCAGGCCGCCCGGGTCGACGGTGCGGGGGAGTTCCGGGTGTTCAGCCGCATCGTGCTGCCCACGGTGCGTCCCGCGATCGCGGCCCTCGCGATCTTCCTGTTCCTCGGCCAGTGGAACGAGTTCGTCTACCCGCTCGTCGTGCTGCGCACGCCCGAGTCGTTCACCATCCCCGTCTCGCTCGCCTCGCTGCAGGGCATCGGCACCACGGACTACGGCCAGCTGATGACGGGAACCCTCCTGTCGGTGCTGCCGATCCTGGTGCTCTTCCTGTTCCTGCAGCGTCATTTCGTCGCCGGCATCCTCGCCGGCGCAGTCAAGCAATAG
- a CDS encoding glycoside hydrolase family 36 protein → MLLEDHHLSLIEWTELPRGIRLGTGGSVRVSERGEDGPLVRVSLAVQGEGQIVLELPLGDAAGYWNPGLSGGRGLPADWAGRDAFSAVRSAPIGALYDADGSSRLAFGFDCLVHEGELQYGVSEEEKTFVVRLPIEGRLAELESGLDLVVVGEAMPYARAIRAVSEAVRADLPVRPASSASREPVYSTWYAHSQRISEQVIEADVAVAAELGCRSVFIDDGWQRFGDGRWYAGCGDWVPDPVKFPDLAALSGRLHAQGLDVVLWIAPLLLGEQSEAFDRLHRFAPHYSEALRTRVLDPRHPEVRASLIETCARLVRDYDLDGLKIDFLNSAMVYAGEPSTGDIADVGEAMTLLLRGVADAVDLERPGALIEFRQPYVSPAVASYADVVRADDCPADAVQNRRSILDLRLLANGQIVHADPIMWDPTAPSDAPVRQLFGAFFGVPQISMPLVSLPAAHRAEVAAVLRVWRELRDVLLDGEITAGLPIDGYQTAAARLGDTLLVVAYGASILDLDLDGVRRLVVLNASGSGQLAYRSSASTPATAGLTVLTGEARGVESISVELTAQGFLPVPPWSIAELAIG, encoded by the coding sequence GTGCTACTTGAAGACCACCACCTCTCGCTGATCGAGTGGACCGAGCTCCCCAGGGGCATCCGCCTCGGCACCGGGGGTTCGGTGCGGGTGTCCGAGCGGGGCGAGGACGGCCCGCTCGTGCGGGTCAGCCTCGCGGTGCAGGGTGAGGGCCAGATCGTGCTCGAGCTGCCGCTCGGCGACGCGGCCGGCTACTGGAACCCCGGGCTCTCGGGCGGCCGCGGGCTTCCCGCCGACTGGGCAGGGCGCGACGCCTTCAGCGCGGTGCGGTCCGCCCCGATCGGCGCGCTCTACGATGCCGATGGGAGCAGCAGGCTCGCATTCGGCTTCGACTGCCTCGTGCACGAGGGCGAGCTGCAGTACGGCGTCTCCGAGGAGGAGAAGACGTTCGTCGTGCGCCTGCCGATCGAGGGGCGCCTCGCTGAGCTCGAGTCCGGGCTCGACCTCGTGGTCGTGGGCGAGGCGATGCCGTACGCCCGGGCGATCCGCGCGGTCTCGGAGGCCGTGCGCGCCGATCTGCCGGTCCGTCCCGCGTCGAGCGCATCGCGAGAGCCGGTGTACTCGACCTGGTACGCCCATTCGCAGCGCATCTCGGAGCAGGTCATCGAGGCCGACGTCGCGGTCGCGGCGGAACTCGGCTGCCGCTCGGTCTTCATCGACGACGGCTGGCAGCGCTTCGGCGACGGCCGGTGGTATGCGGGCTGTGGCGATTGGGTGCCCGACCCGGTCAAGTTCCCCGACCTCGCCGCGCTCTCCGGCCGGCTCCATGCACAGGGCCTCGACGTCGTGCTGTGGATCGCCCCGCTCCTGCTGGGAGAGCAGAGCGAGGCGTTCGACCGCCTGCACCGATTCGCCCCGCACTACTCCGAGGCGCTCCGGACCCGCGTGCTCGACCCGAGGCATCCGGAGGTGCGTGCCTCCCTCATCGAGACATGCGCCCGGCTCGTGCGCGACTACGACCTCGACGGGCTCAAGATCGACTTCCTGAACTCGGCCATGGTCTACGCGGGGGAGCCGTCGACGGGCGACATCGCCGATGTCGGAGAGGCGATGACGCTGCTGCTCCGCGGCGTCGCCGATGCCGTCGATCTCGAGCGTCCAGGTGCCCTGATCGAGTTCCGCCAGCCGTACGTGTCACCGGCCGTCGCGTCGTACGCCGACGTGGTGCGTGCCGACGACTGCCCGGCCGACGCGGTCCAGAACCGCCGGTCGATCCTCGACCTGCGCCTGCTCGCGAACGGGCAGATCGTGCACGCCGACCCCATCATGTGGGATCCGACGGCGCCGTCCGATGCCCCGGTGCGGCAGTTGTTCGGCGCGTTCTTCGGCGTGCCCCAGATCTCGATGCCGCTGGTGTCGCTCCCGGCGGCGCACCGTGCCGAGGTCGCCGCGGTGCTCCGGGTGTGGCGCGAGCTGCGCGACGTGCTGCTCGACGGCGAGATCACCGCGGGCCTGCCGATCGACGGCTATCAGACGGCGGCCGCCCGGCTCGGCGACACGCTCCTCGTCGTGGCCTACGGGGCCAGCATCCTCGACCTCGACCTCGACGGGGTGCGCCGACTCGTCGTGCTGAACGCGTCGGGGTCGGGACAGCTCGCCTACCGGAGCAGCGCGTCGACGCCGGCGACGGCCGGGCTCACGGTCCTCACGGGCGAGGCGCGCGGCGTGGAGTCGATCTCCGTCGAGCTGACGGCGCAGGGCTTCCTGCCGGTGCCGCCGTGGTCGATCGCGGAGCTCGCGATCGGCTGA
- the hpaD gene encoding 3,4-dihydroxyphenylacetate 2,3-dioxygenase, protein MTEPVITPDSPEPVVTATDPVPVPVNRIPTPKAPAPDILRCAYMELVVTDLEASRKFYVDVLDLIVTEEDENTVYLRSFEEFIHHNLVLRKGPVAAVAAFSYRVRSPEDLDKAVAFYEELGCRVERRAEGWTKGIGDSVRVEDPLGFPYEFFYDVEHVERLAWRYDLYTPGALVRLDHFNQVTPDVPRAVAYMEDLGFRVTEDIQDEAGTTYAAWMRRKPTVHDTAMTGGDGPRMHHVAFATHEKHNIIAICDKLGALRRSDAIERGPGRHGVSNAFYLYLRDPDGHRVEIYTQDYYTGDPDNPVVTWDVHDNQRRDWWGNPVVPSWYTDASLVLDLDGNPKAVVARTDSSEMEVTIGADGFSYTRKGDEEQGFKLGNTL, encoded by the coding sequence ATGACCGAACCCGTCATCACCCCCGATTCGCCCGAACCCGTCGTGACCGCCACCGACCCGGTACCCGTGCCGGTCAACCGCATCCCGACGCCGAAGGCACCCGCGCCCGACATCCTGCGCTGCGCGTACATGGAGCTCGTCGTCACCGATCTCGAGGCCAGCCGCAAGTTCTACGTCGACGTGCTCGATCTCATCGTGACCGAGGAGGACGAGAACACCGTCTACCTCCGCTCCTTCGAGGAGTTCATCCACCACAACCTCGTGCTCCGCAAGGGCCCCGTGGCCGCCGTCGCCGCGTTCAGCTACCGTGTGCGCAGCCCTGAAGACCTCGACAAGGCGGTCGCCTTCTACGAGGAGCTCGGCTGCCGTGTCGAGCGCCGCGCCGAGGGCTGGACGAAGGGCATCGGCGACTCCGTGCGCGTCGAGGACCCGCTGGGCTTCCCGTACGAGTTCTTCTACGACGTCGAGCACGTCGAGCGGCTCGCGTGGCGCTACGACCTCTACACGCCGGGTGCGCTCGTGCGCCTCGACCACTTCAACCAGGTCACGCCCGACGTGCCCCGAGCCGTCGCCTACATGGAGGACCTCGGCTTCCGCGTCACGGAGGACATCCAGGACGAGGCGGGCACCACGTACGCGGCCTGGATGCGCCGCAAGCCCACCGTGCACGACACCGCCATGACCGGTGGCGACGGCCCGCGCATGCACCACGTCGCGTTCGCAACGCACGAGAAGCACAACATCATCGCGATCTGCGACAAGCTCGGCGCCCTGCGCCGCTCCGACGCCATCGAGCGCGGCCCGGGCCGCCACGGCGTCTCGAACGCCTTCTACCTGTACCTGCGCGACCCCGACGGCCACCGCGTCGAGATCTACACGCAGGACTACTACACGGGCGACCCCGACAACCCCGTCGTCACGTGGGACGTGCACGACAACCAGCGGCGCGACTGGTGGGGCAACCCCGTCGTGCCGAGCTGGTACACGGATGCCTCGCTGGTGCTCGACCTCGACGGCAACCCGAAGGCCGTGGTCGCCCGCACCGACTCCTCCGAGATGGAGGTCACCATCGGCGCCGACGGCTTCTCGTACACCCGAAAGGGCGACGAGGAGCAGGGCTTCAAGCTCGGCAACACGCTCTGA